A genomic region of Miscanthus floridulus cultivar M001 chromosome 3, ASM1932011v1, whole genome shotgun sequence contains the following coding sequences:
- the LOC136541445 gene encoding uncharacterized protein isoform X2, with translation MFPQQESARRVQNGMKLIGVLTAESAADLCVIVLLLVLLALAVTAAEGSQDDHVEMPPPPGGSMRQQLSEQDLRSIHRSTDDTIKYLETLIRRGREAAKRRREEAKEME, from the exons ATGTT TCCCCAGCAGGAGTCCGCAAGGAGGGTTCAGAACGGAATGAAGCTCATCGGCGTCCTTACTGCAGAAAGCGCGGCAGATCTCTGCGTCATCGTTCTGTTATTAGTTTTATTGGCGTTGGCAGTGACCGCAGCTGAAGG GTCTCAGGACGACCATGTCGAGATGCCTCCACCCCCGGGGGGTTCAATG AGACAACAATTGTCGGAACAGGATCTTCGTAGCATTCATCG TTCTACAGATGATACAATCAAATATCTTGAGACATTGATTCGAAGGGGCCGCGAAGCAGCTAAAAGGCGACGGGAAGAGGCTAAAGAAATGGAATGA
- the LOC136541445 gene encoding uncharacterized protein isoform X3 has protein sequence MKLIGVLTAESAADLCVIVLLLVLLALAVTAAEGSQDDHVEMPPPPGGSMVRVIDNNCRNRIFVAFIDDTIKYLETLIRRGREAAKRRREEAKEME, from the exons ATGAAGCTCATCGGCGTCCTTACTGCAGAAAGCGCGGCAGATCTCTGCGTCATCGTTCTGTTATTAGTTTTATTGGCGTTGGCAGTGACCGCAGCTGAAGG GTCTCAGGACGACCATGTCGAGATGCCTCCACCCCCGGGGGGTTCAATGGTGAGAGTTAT AGACAACAATTGTCGGAACAGGATCTTCGTAGCATTCATCG ATGATACAATCAAATATCTTGAGACATTGATTCGAAGGGGCCGCGAAGCAGCTAAAAGGCGACGGGAAGAGGCTAAAGAAATGGAATGA
- the LOC136541445 gene encoding uncharacterized protein isoform X1, which translates to MFPQQESARRVQNGMKLIGVLTAESAADLCVIVLLLVLLALAVTAAEGSQDDHVEMPPPPGGSMVRVIDNNCRNRIFVAFIDDTIKYLETLIRRGREAAKRRREEAKEME; encoded by the exons ATGTT TCCCCAGCAGGAGTCCGCAAGGAGGGTTCAGAACGGAATGAAGCTCATCGGCGTCCTTACTGCAGAAAGCGCGGCAGATCTCTGCGTCATCGTTCTGTTATTAGTTTTATTGGCGTTGGCAGTGACCGCAGCTGAAGG GTCTCAGGACGACCATGTCGAGATGCCTCCACCCCCGGGGGGTTCAATGGTGAGAGTTAT AGACAACAATTGTCGGAACAGGATCTTCGTAGCATTCATCG ATGATACAATCAAATATCTTGAGACATTGATTCGAAGGGGCCGCGAAGCAGCTAAAAGGCGACGGGAAGAGGCTAAAGAAATGGAATGA